From a region of the Methanobrevibacter sp. genome:
- a CDS encoding ABC transporter permease produces the protein MKMLFRKMLRDFKDHKAQFISIFLMALIGVFAFTGIAGEAAGIVDVSTHYFEDTNLADGWIYGEEIDEDVFSEIKGMDQIKDAQREMVVETVANYSSDPDITLHIVEGKQNISKFYLFKGKDFDEDDEDGIWIDKRFSDGRDLDVGDKITLKFDGKEVSKTVRGIMYSPEYVYYIQEGSLLPDFSQVGFAYMPAKGADFEVKYNRIALDAYEELDEKDFKSDLEETLGQKAYVQYGGHDTNVGLKTLDDEISQHQMFAGIFPSIFVLVSLLTLVTTMSRVISSQRMQIGTLKAMGYGNRSIILHYLSYGFVLTLAGSIIGLVLGPLTIPYLFYPTMSATYSLPSWGPSWDISFFAVAAMMVIFAVLVSYISVKGISEENPAETIRPKAPKLVSSGLIEKTKVWKKFSFNERWNYRDAKRNKIRAIMSVFGVFACALLVMSAFGMVDSINDVEDWQYNQIYNYNSKLILDENITDAQLDHVLEETNGEGMMEEAIELKYKGTKKTGTLTVMNESEYYKVTDSNRNYITIDPDGIAISDRMAEVLGVNVGDKVRWHVAGNPKWIDSEITETYSIPFGQGLIMSPKTFDKEGGDDYNYSANVVLTKEKVSKNHTGVSSITTMEDIRSGWSIMTEPMDMMVSVLTTFAIVLAVVVLYNLGLLSFTEIQRELATLKVLGFNSKSLRRLLLTQNLWFSTIGFILAIPGAYLLISVMMGSTGDDYCFPINIYLWNFVLSFVITFGLSVLVNLAFSRKIKKVNMVESLKSNE, from the coding sequence ATGAAGATGTTGTTTAGGAAAATGCTCAGGGACTTTAAGGATCATAAGGCCCAATTCATATCCATTTTTTTAATGGCTCTCATAGGAGTGTTTGCATTTACAGGAATCGCAGGTGAGGCTGCAGGAATAGTTGACGTTTCAACTCATTATTTTGAAGATACAAACCTTGCTGACGGATGGATCTATGGAGAGGAAATAGACGAGGACGTATTTTCCGAAATTAAGGGCATGGACCAGATCAAGGATGCCCAACGTGAGATGGTGGTTGAAACAGTTGCCAACTACTCTTCAGACCCTGATATCACATTGCATATTGTTGAAGGAAAGCAGAACATATCCAAGTTCTATCTTTTCAAAGGCAAGGATTTTGATGAAGATGATGAGGACGGAATCTGGATTGACAAGAGATTTTCAGACGGCCGTGACTTGGATGTTGGAGACAAGATCACCCTGAAATTCGATGGAAAGGAAGTCTCCAAAACAGTGAGGGGAATAATGTACTCCCCTGAATATGTCTATTACATTCAGGAAGGCAGTCTGCTTCCTGACTTCTCCCAAGTGGGATTTGCATACATGCCTGCCAAAGGAGCCGATTTTGAAGTCAAATACAATAGGATTGCCTTGGATGCATATGAGGAATTGGATGAGAAGGACTTCAAGTCAGACCTTGAGGAGACATTGGGCCAGAAGGCATATGTCCAGTATGGAGGCCATGACACAAATGTCGGATTGAAGACATTGGATGATGAGATATCACAGCATCAGATGTTTGCAGGAATATTCCCATCAATATTTGTGCTGGTATCACTTCTGACTTTGGTTACAACCATGTCCCGTGTGATCTCCTCCCAAAGGATGCAGATAGGTACCTTAAAAGCGATGGGTTATGGCAACAGGTCAATCATTCTTCATTATCTCTCCTATGGATTTGTCCTGACCCTGGCCGGTTCAATCATAGGGCTTGTATTGGGACCTTTGACAATTCCATATCTGTTCTATCCGACCATGTCTGCAACATATTCACTTCCAAGCTGGGGACCTTCATGGGACATAAGCTTCTTTGCAGTGGCTGCAATGATGGTCATTTTTGCCGTATTGGTGAGCTACATTTCCGTTAAGGGAATCAGCGAGGAGAATCCTGCAGAGACAATAAGGCCTAAGGCTCCAAAGCTTGTTAGTTCTGGATTAATTGAAAAGACAAAGGTCTGGAAGAAGTTCAGCTTCAATGAAAGATGGAACTATAGGGACGCAAAAAGGAATAAGATCAGAGCAATCATGAGCGTCTTCGGCGTATTCGCATGTGCGCTTCTTGTCATGTCCGCATTTGGAATGGTGGATTCAATCAATGATGTTGAGGATTGGCAATACAATCAAATCTACAACTACAATTCCAAGCTGATCTTGGATGAGAACATCACCGATGCCCAATTGGACCACGTATTGGAGGAGACAAATGGTGAGGGCATGATGGAAGAGGCCATCGAACTCAAGTATAAGGGAACCAAGAAGACAGGAACCCTTACTGTCATGAATGAATCGGAGTACTATAAGGTTACAGACAGCAATAGGAATTATATAACCATTGACCCTGACGGCATAGCAATTTCAGACAGGATGGCTGAAGTACTTGGAGTCAATGTCGGAGATAAGGTCAGATGGCATGTTGCAGGAAATCCTAAATGGATCGATTCCGAGATTACAGAAACCTATTCAATTCCTTTCGGCCAAGGACTGATAATGTCTCCAAAGACATTCGACAAGGAAGGTGGGGATGACTACAACTACAGTGCTAATGTTGTTCTGACTAAAGAGAAGGTCAGCAAGAATCACACTGGTGTAAGCAGCATCACAACAATGGAGGACATCAGAAGCGGATGGAGCATCATGACCGAGCCTATGGACATGATGGTCAGTGTTCTCACCACATTCGCAATTGTCCTGGCAGTTGTTGTTCTATACAATTTGGGACTATTGTCATTCACTGAGATTCAAAGGGAGCTTGCAACATTGAAGGTTCTTGGATTCAATTCAAAAAGCTTGAGAAGACTTTTGCTTACTCAAAACCTATGGTTCTCAACCATTGGATTCATTCTGGCAATTCCTGGAGCTTATCTTTTGATATCTGTCATGATGGGTTCAACAGGTGATGACTATTGCTTCCCAATCAACATTTACCTATGGAACTTCGTGTTGAGCTTTGTGATTACCTTCGGACTTTCCGTTCTTGTCAATCTGGCATTTTCAAGAAAGATTAAGAAAGTGAATATGGTTGAATCATTGAAGAGCAATGAATAA
- the pyrB gene encoding aspartate carbamoyltransferase: MFGHENLISLKDFKKEEIEFILDEASKLEDVAKSKKLSRELEGKILGLLFYEPSTRTRLSFETSMKRLGGECIELGEASHSSVAKGESVADTAKMFESYCDAIVIRHDLEGVSRFLSDILDIPIINAGDGAGQHPTQTLLDLYTIKKHFGKIDGLNIALLGDLKYGRTVHSLAYALGLYDVEMTFVSPDELKMPKETLHDLEESNIKYKETNSLKDVIDDVDVLYVTRIQKERFPDEEEYLEIKGAYQINRDLLEGKDLIVMHPLPRVDEIAYDVDDTKYNKYFEQAANAIPVRMAILRNLITHRFE, from the coding sequence ATATTTGGCCACGAAAACCTTATTTCATTAAAGGATTTTAAAAAGGAAGAAATAGAATTCATCTTGGACGAAGCAAGCAAACTGGAAGATGTTGCCAAGTCAAAGAAGCTATCTAGAGAGCTTGAGGGAAAGATATTGGGACTCTTGTTCTACGAACCTTCAACAAGAACAAGGCTTTCATTTGAAACCTCCATGAAAAGGCTCGGAGGAGAATGCATTGAGCTTGGAGAGGCATCCCACAGTTCAGTCGCCAAAGGCGAAAGCGTTGCCGACACAGCAAAGATGTTTGAATCCTACTGTGATGCTATCGTCATAAGGCATGACCTTGAAGGGGTATCCAGATTCCTTTCAGACATTCTTGACATTCCAATAATCAACGCAGGAGACGGTGCAGGCCAACACCCGACCCAAACATTATTGGACCTCTACACAATCAAGAAGCACTTCGGAAAGATAGATGGACTCAATATTGCGCTTCTTGGAGACTTGAAATATGGGCGTACAGTGCATTCACTTGCATATGCATTGGGACTCTATGATGTCGAAATGACCTTCGTCTCACCTGACGAACTCAAGATGCCTAAGGAAACATTGCATGACCTTGAGGAAAGCAACATCAAGTACAAGGAAACAAACAGCCTTAAGGATGTCATTGATGATGTCGATGTATTGTATGTCACAAGAATCCAAAAGGAAAGATTCCCTGACGAGGAAGAATATCTGGAGATTAAAGGGGCCTACCAAATCAACAGGGATCTTCTCGAAGGAAAGGACCTAATTGTAATGCACCCGCTTCCAAGAGTGGATGAGATCGCATATGATGTTGATGACACCAAGTACAACAAGTACTTTGAACAGGCAGCCAATGCAATTCCAGTAAGAATGGCTATTTTAAGAAACTTGATTACTCATAGGTTTGAGTAA
- a CDS encoding fumarylacetoacetate hydrolase family protein, protein MKFLRFKNKVDSLNEDKSIKSGFLDDENKVVELKGDILDYHNKDIKTILENIVETHSLEDIEIEAPTNPSKIVCIGLNYKDHAKEMNEELPDRPTIFIKPSTTVNRTDNIIIYPKISSRIDYEGELAAVIGKTTKQVSPEEASECIFGYTIINDVTARDFTLGDGQWTRGKSCDGFAPIGPFIETELDPLNQKIRTKVNGEIKQNSSTSQMIFSPQEILSYVSQTMTFNPGDIIATGTPPGVGPMEADSIVEITIEDIGTLKNYLIKEE, encoded by the coding sequence ATGAAGTTCTTAAGATTCAAAAACAAGGTAGACAGTCTAAACGAAGACAAATCAATCAAATCAGGATTCCTGGACGATGAAAACAAGGTAGTCGAACTTAAGGGAGACATCCTGGACTATCACAACAAGGACATCAAAACAATTCTAGAAAACATTGTGGAAACACACAGTCTAGAGGATATTGAAATAGAAGCGCCAACAAATCCATCCAAGATAGTCTGCATAGGCCTCAACTACAAGGACCATGCAAAGGAAATGAATGAGGAACTCCCTGACAGGCCTACCATATTCATAAAGCCATCCACCACAGTAAACAGAACAGACAATATCATAATCTATCCGAAGATATCAAGTAGAATCGACTACGAAGGGGAGCTTGCTGCAGTGATTGGAAAGACAACAAAGCAAGTCAGCCCGGAAGAGGCAAGCGAATGCATCTTCGGATACACAATAATAAATGATGTCACTGCAAGGGACTTCACCCTTGGGGATGGCCAGTGGACAAGAGGAAAGAGCTGTGACGGATTCGCCCCAATAGGGCCTTTCATCGAAACAGAACTTGACCCATTGAATCAAAAGATAAGAACAAAGGTAAATGGAGAAATCAAGCAGAACTCAAGCACTTCACAGATGATCTTCTCACCACAGGAAATCCTATCCTATGTCAGCCAGACAATGACCTTCAATCCGGGAGACATAATAGCTACCGGAACTCCTCCTGGCGTAGGACCTATGGAAGCCGATTCAATCGTTGAAATTACAATTGAGGACATAGGAACATTGAAGAACTATCTAATCAAAGAAGAGTAA
- a CDS encoding ABC transporter ATP-binding protein — protein sequence MTTMIEFENVSRIYKSGEHELRALDNLSLKIDKGEFVVILGPSGAGKSTLLNLLGGLDSATSGKIIVDGQNIVDFNDDEMTKYRAKSVGFIFQFYNLIPNLTAKENVELMKDITDVDIDGDRILESVGLSGHGNQFPAQLSGGEQQRVSIARALAKEPAMLLCDEPTGALDSNTGVLILSLLQEMCHKKDTTVVIVTHNSKLADAADKLIRIKNGRIESVTINENPLDVNLIEW from the coding sequence ATGACAACAATGATAGAATTTGAAAACGTTTCCAGAATCTATAAGAGCGGAGAGCATGAGCTTAGGGCTTTGGACAATTTAAGCCTAAAGATAGATAAAGGTGAATTTGTTGTTATATTGGGACCATCCGGTGCAGGAAAATCCACATTGCTGAACCTTCTTGGGGGATTGGACAGCGCCACAAGCGGAAAGATAATTGTTGACGGACAGAACATCGTTGATTTCAATGATGATGAAATGACCAAATACAGGGCCAAAAGCGTTGGCTTCATCTTCCAGTTCTATAACCTGATTCCAAACCTTACAGCTAAGGAAAACGTTGAGCTGATGAAGGACATCACCGACGTTGACATTGATGGCGACAGGATTCTTGAATCCGTTGGCCTCAGCGGTCATGGAAACCAGTTCCCTGCCCAATTGTCTGGTGGTGAACAGCAAAGGGTATCCATTGCAAGGGCATTGGCAAAGGAGCCTGCAATGCTCTTATGTGACGAGCCGACAGGAGCTCTTGATTCAAATACAGGTGTCCTGATTCTTTCATTGTTGCAGGAGATGTGCCATAAGAAGGACACCACTGTGGTGATTGTAACCCACAACTCAAAATTGGCTGATGCGGCTGACAAGCTGATTAGAATCAAGAACGGTAGGATTGAAAGTGTAACAATCAATGAGAATCCATTGGATGTCAATCTTATCGAATGGTAG
- a CDS encoding HEPN domain-containing protein has product MKNISEKEEYQRSAVGRFYYAAFGLVKNYYEENHHKTVPSNDGHSFLINELEKSYGSEKSLGENLRKMRKYRNFADYNNKFFLKNVEGTEEIFHEIVGLLKNLKMNKKSK; this is encoded by the coding sequence ATGAAAAATATTTCCGAAAAGGAAGAATATCAGCGTTCTGCTGTAGGCCGTTTTTATTATGCCGCTTTTGGTTTAGTTAAGAATTATTATGAGGAAAACCATCATAAAACGGTTCCTTCTAATGATGGGCATTCTTTTTTAATAAATGAATTAGAAAAATCTTATGGAAGTGAGAAGAGTTTGGGTGAAAATCTGAGAAAAATGAGGAAATATAGGAATTTCGCAGATTATAATAATAAATTTTTCTTAAAAAACGTTGAAGGGACTGAAGAGATTTTTCATGAAATAGTTGGTTTGTTAAAAAACTTAAAAATGAATAAAAAAAGTAAATGA
- a CDS encoding HEAT repeat domain-containing protein has product MGLFDKLKKNKWDDKDPQVRMEGIEELLNSDKKDEDKQKILRGIAENDPDSDIRIMAVQNLDIPRLFEEIILNDPDWKVRMAAVEGLKKDIIYFREEFADEEAYVDHYDVNKEYIDFLEEVGQNDESSEVRDAANKIVNDPYLNKNASDKMQGLQKSDIRKISYTVVDVSKNTERNIVLTQNDNLEYTYEAESVKELLDCCFGGDIITITYDNSSGINNENHMIVDYNVLDKQVPFPNKIPIDGTNFDRIITYENIDAQNFTESASLSESDKAYNQMVIPLVKACLYSKNRMFSVAVGDEIRLSEMDFEGGVPDLSEAMSNLTKDLKFKVKKIEFICRKVNELPKSDNMTLYR; this is encoded by the coding sequence ATGGGCTTATTTGACAAACTAAAAAAGAATAAGTGGGATGATAAAGACCCACAGGTAAGAATGGAAGGTATTGAAGAACTTCTAAACAGCGATAAAAAGGATGAGGATAAACAGAAAATTCTAAGAGGAATTGCAGAAAATGATCCAGACAGTGACATAAGGATAATGGCTGTCCAAAATCTGGATATACCACGGCTATTTGAAGAGATTATCCTGAATGATCCTGACTGGAAAGTAAGAATGGCTGCAGTTGAAGGACTAAAAAAAGATATAATCTACTTTAGAGAAGAATTTGCAGACGAAGAAGCTTATGTGGACCATTACGATGTCAATAAGGAATATATAGATTTCCTTGAGGAGGTAGGACAAAACGATGAAAGCAGTGAAGTGAGGGACGCTGCAAATAAGATTGTCAATGACCCGTATTTAAACAAAAACGCATCAGATAAAATGCAAGGCCTTCAAAAGAGTGATATCAGGAAGATCAGCTACACTGTCGTTGACGTTTCCAAGAACACTGAAAGGAATATTGTCCTGACTCAAAATGATAATTTAGAATACACTTATGAAGCAGAATCCGTCAAGGAACTATTGGATTGCTGCTTTGGCGGTGACATAATCACAATCACCTATGACAACTCCAGCGGAATCAACAATGAGAATCATATGATAGTGGATTACAATGTCCTAGACAAGCAAGTTCCTTTCCCTAATAAGATACCTATAGATGGAACCAATTTTGATAGAATCATAACTTATGAGAACATAGATGCCCAAAACTTTACAGAGAGCGCCTCCCTATCCGAAAGTGACAAGGCCTACAATCAGATGGTGATACCTCTTGTAAAGGCATGCCTATACAGCAAGAACCGAATGTTTTCAGTTGCGGTTGGTGATGAGATAAGATTAAGTGAAATGGATTTCGAAGGAGGAGTTCCAGACCTATCCGAAGCCATGTCAAATCTGACAAAGGATCTCAAATTCAAAGTCAAGAAAATCGAATTCATATGCAGAAAGGTAAATGAACTCCCTAAGTCAGATAACATGACTCTCTATAGGTAA
- a CDS encoding DNA/RNA helicase domain-containing protein, with protein MAKFGYENSIENFKNDDSNFILGELTKNYEFYELNDLQKNAWIDQIKILKDQLSPFLSGNIIFEYKIPRMGAIIDNVLLIDGLVFIIEFKVWEEEYKKADIDQLDNYIKILKNYHFESRDKILVPILVATEADTIENHFEKDENDIFGIIKANKHNLSNIISQICRDYRTNADLTNWSKSKYAPTPSILQAARELYETHEVKDIHQRSSDDLFLDETQDTIDRIIDDSIRLNQKSIIFLTGVPGAGKTLVGLNIATKRSVNNKEPAVFLSGNGPLVRVLQEALSRDSHQRNNISKKEARLKVISFIQPIHQFRDDAINDELTQHENIVIFDEAQRAWTKEQTADFMKRKKGIPNFEMSEPEFLISIMDRKEDWAVIICLVGQGQEINKGEAGISEWFKALQNRYPHWNIFASKEDLQLNEEFNELEVYDEDSLYLYSTIRSLDAPNLPKFVEYLLDNDKDNSRRILKEFNDDFPLFITRNLKDAKKWIKKVASEETDEVRYGLLAQSNGLRLIPDGIFVKNNIDVESWFLNDTDDIRSSNHLEIAATEFDIQGLEIDYSIVGWDANLRYVDGEFQHYKFSGTKWNKISDNNLTGKNYLINSYRVILTRARRGMVIFVPEGDDDDKTRLKEFYDGTYEYLKSIGIKELEIN; from the coding sequence ATGGCAAAATTTGGTTATGAAAACTCTATAGAAAATTTCAAAAATGATGATTCAAATTTTATTTTAGGTGAATTAACTAAGAATTACGAATTTTATGAATTAAATGATCTTCAAAAAAATGCATGGATTGATCAAATAAAAATTTTAAAAGACCAGTTATCTCCTTTTCTTTCTGGAAACATTATATTTGAATATAAAATACCAAGAATGGGGGCAATAATAGACAACGTTCTTTTAATTGATGGATTAGTTTTTATTATAGAATTTAAGGTTTGGGAAGAAGAATATAAAAAAGCAGATATTGATCAATTAGACAATTATATAAAAATTTTAAAGAATTATCATTTTGAAAGTAGAGATAAAATTCTTGTACCAATTCTTGTTGCAACTGAAGCAGACACTATAGAAAATCATTTTGAAAAAGATGAAAATGATATTTTTGGAATTATTAAAGCTAATAAACACAATTTATCAAATATTATTTCTCAAATTTGTAGGGATTATAGAACAAATGCTGACTTAACTAATTGGTCTAAATCAAAATATGCTCCAACACCAAGTATTTTACAAGCTGCAAGAGAATTATATGAAACTCATGAAGTTAAGGATATCCATCAGAGAAGTTCTGATGACTTGTTTTTAGATGAAACACAAGATACTATTGATAGAATTATCGATGATTCTATTAGATTAAACCAAAAATCCATTATATTTTTGACAGGTGTTCCAGGAGCAGGTAAAACATTGGTTGGATTGAATATTGCTACAAAAAGAAGTGTTAATAATAAAGAGCCTGCTGTATTTTTATCAGGTAATGGGCCTTTGGTAAGAGTTTTACAAGAGGCATTGTCAAGGGATAGTCATCAAAGAAATAATATCAGTAAAAAAGAAGCTAGATTAAAAGTTATTTCATTTATACAACCAATTCATCAATTTAGGGATGATGCAATCAATGATGAATTAACTCAGCATGAAAATATTGTAATCTTTGATGAAGCACAAAGAGCTTGGACAAAAGAGCAGACTGCAGATTTTATGAAAAGGAAAAAAGGCATACCTAATTTTGAAATGTCTGAACCTGAATTTTTAATAAGTATTATGGATCGCAAAGAAGATTGGGCGGTCATTATATGTTTAGTTGGTCAAGGTCAAGAAATTAATAAAGGTGAAGCAGGAATTAGTGAATGGTTTAAAGCATTACAAAATAGATACCCGCACTGGAATATTTTTGCTTCAAAAGAAGATTTGCAATTAAATGAAGAATTTAATGAATTAGAGGTATATGATGAAGATAGCTTGTATCTCTATAGTACAATAAGATCATTAGATGCTCCAAATTTACCTAAATTTGTAGAATATTTATTAGATAATGATAAGGATAATTCAAGGAGAATATTAAAAGAGTTCAATGATGATTTTCCATTATTCATTACTAGAAATTTGAAAGATGCTAAAAAATGGATTAAGAAAGTTGCTTCTGAAGAAACTGATGAAGTCAGGTATGGATTATTAGCACAGTCAAATGGGTTACGATTAATACCTGATGGAATATTTGTTAAAAATAATATTGATGTAGAATCATGGTTTTTAAATGACACTGATGATATTAGAAGCTCAAATCATTTAGAAATTGCTGCAACTGAATTCGATATTCAAGGATTGGAAATAGATTATTCTATTGTAGGTTGGGATGCAAATCTTAGATATGTAGATGGTGAGTTTCAGCATTATAAATTTTCAGGCACAAAATGGAATAAAATAAGTGATAATAATTTAACTGGTAAAAACTATTTGATAAATTCATATAGAGTTATATTAACAAGAGCTCGTAGAGGAATGGTAATTTTTGTCCCTGAAGGTGATGATGACGATAAAACTAGATTAAAAGAGTTTTATGATGGAACTTATGAATATTTAAAAAGTATTGGAATAAAAGAGTTGGAAATAAATTAG
- the hisG gene encoding ATP phosphoribosyltransferase, giving the protein MKLKIAVPSKGRISDPAVKILEKAGLGLKDSTNRKLFSQTYNEDIDVMFARAADIPEFVDEGICDMGITGYDLIEENDVDVEILLDLQFGATKLVLASPDDSPIISKEDLKDGMTIATEFPNLTRKYLEENNLDIKIVKLTGSTEIAPFIGIADAITDLTSTGTTLNMNHLKIVDTILESSIKLIANKDSYENKKNLVEAVSTSIQGVLEAGRKKLVMMNVAKKDLCEVQKVMPAMSGPTVSEVLSSEETVAVQAVVGEDEVFELVNKLRNAGARDILVVPIERIIQ; this is encoded by the coding sequence ATGAAACTTAAAATAGCGGTGCCGTCAAAGGGCAGAATAAGCGATCCTGCAGTGAAGATATTGGAAAAGGCAGGACTCGGTCTAAAGGACAGCACAAACAGGAAATTATTCTCACAAACCTATAATGAAGATATAGATGTAATGTTTGCACGTGCTGCAGACATACCTGAATTCGTGGATGAGGGAATCTGTGATATGGGAATCACAGGATACGACCTCATAGAAGAAAATGACGTTGATGTTGAAATACTTCTTGACCTTCAGTTCGGAGCAACCAAATTGGTTCTTGCATCACCGGATGACAGTCCAATAATATCAAAGGAAGACCTTAAGGACGGAATGACAATAGCTACAGAATTCCCAAATCTCACAAGGAAATACCTGGAAGAGAACAATCTGGACATCAAAATAGTCAAGCTTACAGGATCAACTGAAATAGCTCCATTCATTGGAATAGCCGATGCCATAACAGACCTTACAAGCACAGGTACCACATTGAACATGAACCACTTGAAGATTGTGGATACAATACTTGAAAGCTCAATTAAGCTAATAGCCAACAAGGATTCATATGAGAATAAGAAAAACCTTGTAGAAGCTGTAAGCACATCAATCCAAGGTGTGCTTGAAGCAGGAAGGAAAAAGCTTGTCATGATGAACGTAGCCAAAAAGGACCTTTGTGAAGTCCAGAAGGTCATGCCTGCAATGAGCGGGCCAACAGTGTCTGAAGTCTTATCATCTGAAGAGACCGTGGCAGTTCAGGCAGTAGTTGGAGAGGATGAAGTATTTGAGCTTGTAAACAAGCTTAGAAATGCAGGTGCACGTGACATATTAGTGGTTCCAATAGAAAGGATCATTCAATAA
- a CDS encoding histone, with product MAIPVAPIGRIIKEAGAERVSEDAKKALSAYMEEEAAKVAKKAIKFAALAKRKTVKAEDIELAINEL from the coding sequence ATGGCAATTCCTGTAGCTCCTATTGGAAGAATCATTAAAGAAGCTGGTGCTGAAAGAGTAAGCGAAGACGCTAAAAAAGCATTAAGTGCATACATGGAAGAAGAAGCAGCAAAAGTTGCTAAAAAAGCTATCAAATTCGCTGCATTAGCAAAACGTAAAACCGTTAAAGCTGAAGACATTGAATTAGCTATTAACGAATTATAG